The following proteins come from a genomic window of Gossypium raimondii isolate GPD5lz chromosome 5, ASM2569854v1, whole genome shotgun sequence:
- the LOC105769070 gene encoding YTH domain-containing protein ECT4 isoform X4, whose protein sequence is MDAEEQQADPENVKEQPLPTKSMTLVSPNSSQDAAPVAHPRDGAGQSGSFASAGDRNVYSPTIYAPQPQAFYYRGYDNSAGEWDEYPPYVNAEGLELGSLGVFNDNPSLVFHPGYGYNPQMPYGPYSPVSTPLPSVGGDAQLYSPHQFPFSGPPYYQQLVPPSMPYISSPSSVSQPELTTLVNVDQQGDNMLFGPRPSYPTPLGSFGRGSLPGNPGTLGFNDLPQGFDGFRSGGLWSDWSRPSDRQRSLTPISPAVSPQPIGPIGPIGQNVPMVPQQQRSFYPVGSGMNSYSRGYLQSGLNQGAGFGNASVPSLGANSRGWLSFDGKRRRGRDSDISLCGCNGALDILSEQNRGPRASKPKNQITADNNSSIDDNKNNKSSAKIHDDSYNTPYFPTDYKDAKFFIIKSYSEDNVHKSIKYGVWASTPNGNKRLDAAYREAMENQDNCPVFLFFSVNASAQFCGVAEMVGPVDFDKSVDYWQQDKWSGQFPVKWHIIKDVPNSQLRHIILENNDNKPVTNSRDTQEVKLEQGLEMLSIFKSYETDMSILDDFEFYEDRQKAMQERKARQQASLMSVGVVGESEHRNTVTLSNDFIKQMSKSFAQVVCLDDGNKEGTAIERTSSASDGSKGARVKLEDVITAAASSAQAS, encoded by the exons ATGGATGCAGAAGAGCAACAAGCTGATCCAGAAAATGTGAAGGAGCAG CCTCTTCCAACAAAAAGTATGACGTTGGTTTCTCCTAATTCCTCTCAAGATGCTGCCCCAGTAGCTCATCCCAGGGATGGCGCTGGTCAATCTGGATCATTTGCGTCAGCTGGAGACCGTAACGTCTACTCACCTACAATCTATGCACCTCAGCCTCAGGCTTTCTATTACAGAG GTTATGACAACTCTGCTGGTGAATGGGATGAATATCCACCGTATGTCAATGCTGAGGGACTAGAACTTGGATCTCTG GGTGTCTTCAATGATAATCCATCACTTGTCTTCCACCCTGGATATGGCTACAATCCTCAAATGCCGTATGGGCCATATTCCCCGGTCTCAACTCCTTTGCCTTCTGTAGGTGGTGATGCACAGTTGTACTCCCCACATCAATTTCCATTCTCTGGACCACCATATTATCAGCAGCTTGTTCCTCCGAGTATGCCTTATATTTCTTCACCATCTTCAGTTTCACAACCAGAGCTAACCACATTAGTTAATGTTGACCAACAAGGTGATAACATGCTTTTTGGACCAAGGCCTAGTTATCCCACTCCATTGGGATCTTTTGGTAGAGGCAGTTTACCTGGAAATCCCGGTACCCTAGGATTTAATGATTTACCGCAAGGTTTTGATGGATTCAGGTCTGGAGGACTTTGGTCTGATTGGTCGAGGCCTTCTGACAGACAGAGATCTTTGACTCCTATATCGCCTGCAGTATCTCCCCAGCCTATTGGGCCAATTGGGCCAATTGGGCAGAATGTTCCAATG gTACCTCAGCAGCAAAGGTCATTTTATCCAGTAGGATCAGGAATGAACTCCTATAGCAGAGGCTACCTGCAAAGTGGTCTGAATCAAGGTGCTGGTTTTGGAAATGCATCAGTTCCTAGTTTAGGAGCAAATAGCAGGGGCTGGCTATCTTTTGATGGTAAAAGACGACGTGGAAGAGACAGTGACATCTCTCTATGTGGTTGTAATGGTGCTCTTGATATCCTTAGCGAGCAAAACCGAGGGCCAAGGGCCTCAAAACCTAAGAATCAAATCACAGCTGATAATAATTCTTCTATCGAtgataataaaaacaacaaatcttCAGCGAAGATCCACGATGATTCTTACAACACACCATATTTCCCTACTGATTACAAGGATGCTAAGTTCTTCATAATCAAGTCATACAGTGAAGATAATGTTCACAAGAGTATCAAATATGGTGTTTGGGCTAGTACACCTAATGGGAACAAAAGGTTAGATGCTGCCTACCGTGAGGCCATGGAGAATCAAGACAATTGCCCAGTGTTTCTCTTCTTTTCG GTGAATGCTAGTGCTCAGTTCTGTGGGGTTGCAGAAATGGTTGGACCTGTTGATTTTGACAAGAGTGTGGATTACTGGCAGCAAGATAAATGGAGTGGGCAGTTCCCTGTCAAATGGCATATTATCAAAGATGTTCCAAACAGTCAGCTGCGTCACATCATACTggaaaataatgataataagcCTGTGACTAACAGTAGAGATACTCAGGAG GTGAAACTGGAGCAAGGACTTGAGATGTTGAGCATCTTTAAAAGTTATGAAACTGATATGTCAATCCTGgatgattttgaattttatgaggACAGACAGAAGGCCATGCAAGAGCGTAAGGCTAGACAACAAGCTAGCCTCATGTCTGTAGGGGTTGTTGGAGAAAGTGAGCATAGAAACACTGTTACGTTATCCAACGATTTCATAAAGCAGATGTCTAAGAGCTTTGCTCAAGTTGTGTGCTTGGATGATGGTAATAAGGAAGGCACTGCTATTGAGAGAACTAGTTCTGCCTCTGATGGGTCAAAAGGTGCAAGGGTTAAACTTGAAGATGTTATCACAGCAGCAGCCTCTTCTGCTCAGGCAAGTTAA
- the LOC105769070 gene encoding YTH domain-containing protein ECT4 isoform X3, with translation MDAEEQQADPENVKEQVVPLPTKSMTLVSPNSSQDAAPVAHPRDGAGQSGSFASAGDRNVYSPTIYAPQPQAFYYRGYDNSAGEWDEYPPYVNAEGLELGSLGVFNDNPSLVFHPGYGYNPQMPYGPYSPVSTPLPSVGGDAQLYSPHQFPFSGPPYYQQLVPPSMPYISSPSSVSQPELTTLVNVDQQGDNMLFGPRPSYPTPLGSFGRGSLPGNPGTLGFNDLPQGFDGFRSGGLWSDWSRPSDRQRSLTPISPAVSPQPIGPIGPIGQNVPMVPQQQRSFYPVGSGMNSYSRGYLQSGLNQGAGFGNASVPSLGANSRGWLSFDGKRRRGRDSDISLCGCNGALDILSEQNRGPRASKPKNQITADNNSSIDDNKNNKSSAKIHDDSYNTPYFPTDYKDAKFFIIKSYSEDNVHKSIKYGVWASTPNGNKRLDAAYREAMENQDNCPVFLFFSVNASAQFCGVAEMVGPVDFDKSVDYWQQDKWSGQFPVKWHIIKDVPNSQLRHIILENNDNKPVTNSRDTQEVKLEQGLEMLSIFKSYETDMSILDDFEFYEDRQKAMQERKARQQASLMSVGVVGESEHRNTVTLSNDFIKQMSKSFAQVVCLDDGNKEGTAIERTSSASDGSKGARVKLEDVITAAASSAQAS, from the exons ATGGATGCAGAAGAGCAACAAGCTGATCCAGAAAATGTGAAGGAGCAGGTAGTT CCTCTTCCAACAAAAAGTATGACGTTGGTTTCTCCTAATTCCTCTCAAGATGCTGCCCCAGTAGCTCATCCCAGGGATGGCGCTGGTCAATCTGGATCATTTGCGTCAGCTGGAGACCGTAACGTCTACTCACCTACAATCTATGCACCTCAGCCTCAGGCTTTCTATTACAGAG GTTATGACAACTCTGCTGGTGAATGGGATGAATATCCACCGTATGTCAATGCTGAGGGACTAGAACTTGGATCTCTG GGTGTCTTCAATGATAATCCATCACTTGTCTTCCACCCTGGATATGGCTACAATCCTCAAATGCCGTATGGGCCATATTCCCCGGTCTCAACTCCTTTGCCTTCTGTAGGTGGTGATGCACAGTTGTACTCCCCACATCAATTTCCATTCTCTGGACCACCATATTATCAGCAGCTTGTTCCTCCGAGTATGCCTTATATTTCTTCACCATCTTCAGTTTCACAACCAGAGCTAACCACATTAGTTAATGTTGACCAACAAGGTGATAACATGCTTTTTGGACCAAGGCCTAGTTATCCCACTCCATTGGGATCTTTTGGTAGAGGCAGTTTACCTGGAAATCCCGGTACCCTAGGATTTAATGATTTACCGCAAGGTTTTGATGGATTCAGGTCTGGAGGACTTTGGTCTGATTGGTCGAGGCCTTCTGACAGACAGAGATCTTTGACTCCTATATCGCCTGCAGTATCTCCCCAGCCTATTGGGCCAATTGGGCCAATTGGGCAGAATGTTCCAATG gTACCTCAGCAGCAAAGGTCATTTTATCCAGTAGGATCAGGAATGAACTCCTATAGCAGAGGCTACCTGCAAAGTGGTCTGAATCAAGGTGCTGGTTTTGGAAATGCATCAGTTCCTAGTTTAGGAGCAAATAGCAGGGGCTGGCTATCTTTTGATGGTAAAAGACGACGTGGAAGAGACAGTGACATCTCTCTATGTGGTTGTAATGGTGCTCTTGATATCCTTAGCGAGCAAAACCGAGGGCCAAGGGCCTCAAAACCTAAGAATCAAATCACAGCTGATAATAATTCTTCTATCGAtgataataaaaacaacaaatcttCAGCGAAGATCCACGATGATTCTTACAACACACCATATTTCCCTACTGATTACAAGGATGCTAAGTTCTTCATAATCAAGTCATACAGTGAAGATAATGTTCACAAGAGTATCAAATATGGTGTTTGGGCTAGTACACCTAATGGGAACAAAAGGTTAGATGCTGCCTACCGTGAGGCCATGGAGAATCAAGACAATTGCCCAGTGTTTCTCTTCTTTTCG GTGAATGCTAGTGCTCAGTTCTGTGGGGTTGCAGAAATGGTTGGACCTGTTGATTTTGACAAGAGTGTGGATTACTGGCAGCAAGATAAATGGAGTGGGCAGTTCCCTGTCAAATGGCATATTATCAAAGATGTTCCAAACAGTCAGCTGCGTCACATCATACTggaaaataatgataataagcCTGTGACTAACAGTAGAGATACTCAGGAG GTGAAACTGGAGCAAGGACTTGAGATGTTGAGCATCTTTAAAAGTTATGAAACTGATATGTCAATCCTGgatgattttgaattttatgaggACAGACAGAAGGCCATGCAAGAGCGTAAGGCTAGACAACAAGCTAGCCTCATGTCTGTAGGGGTTGTTGGAGAAAGTGAGCATAGAAACACTGTTACGTTATCCAACGATTTCATAAAGCAGATGTCTAAGAGCTTTGCTCAAGTTGTGTGCTTGGATGATGGTAATAAGGAAGGCACTGCTATTGAGAGAACTAGTTCTGCCTCTGATGGGTCAAAAGGTGCAAGGGTTAAACTTGAAGATGTTATCACAGCAGCAGCCTCTTCTGCTCAGGCAAGTTAA
- the LOC105769070 gene encoding YTH domain-containing protein ECT4 isoform X2, giving the protein MAATPDRNPEEQQADPENVKEQPLPTKSMTLVSPNSSQDAAPVAHPRDGAGQSGSFASAGDRNVYSPTIYAPQPQAFYYRGYDNSAGEWDEYPPYVNAEGLELGSLGVFNDNPSLVFHPGYGYNPQMPYGPYSPVSTPLPSVGGDAQLYSPHQFPFSGPPYYQQLVPPSMPYISSPSSVSQPELTTLVNVDQQGDNMLFGPRPSYPTPLGSFGRGSLPGNPGTLGFNDLPQGFDGFRSGGLWSDWSRPSDRQRSLTPISPAVSPQPIGPIGPIGQNVPMVPQQQRSFYPVGSGMNSYSRGYLQSGLNQGAGFGNASVPSLGANSRGWLSFDGKRRRGRDSDISLCGCNGALDILSEQNRGPRASKPKNQITADNNSSIDDNKNNKSSAKIHDDSYNTPYFPTDYKDAKFFIIKSYSEDNVHKSIKYGVWASTPNGNKRLDAAYREAMENQDNCPVFLFFSVNASAQFCGVAEMVGPVDFDKSVDYWQQDKWSGQFPVKWHIIKDVPNSQLRHIILENNDNKPVTNSRDTQEVKLEQGLEMLSIFKSYETDMSILDDFEFYEDRQKAMQERKARQQASLMSVGVVGESEHRNTVTLSNDFIKQMSKSFAQVVCLDDGNKEGTAIERTSSASDGSKGARVKLEDVITAAASSAQAS; this is encoded by the exons AAGAGCAACAAGCTGATCCAGAAAATGTGAAGGAGCAG CCTCTTCCAACAAAAAGTATGACGTTGGTTTCTCCTAATTCCTCTCAAGATGCTGCCCCAGTAGCTCATCCCAGGGATGGCGCTGGTCAATCTGGATCATTTGCGTCAGCTGGAGACCGTAACGTCTACTCACCTACAATCTATGCACCTCAGCCTCAGGCTTTCTATTACAGAG GTTATGACAACTCTGCTGGTGAATGGGATGAATATCCACCGTATGTCAATGCTGAGGGACTAGAACTTGGATCTCTG GGTGTCTTCAATGATAATCCATCACTTGTCTTCCACCCTGGATATGGCTACAATCCTCAAATGCCGTATGGGCCATATTCCCCGGTCTCAACTCCTTTGCCTTCTGTAGGTGGTGATGCACAGTTGTACTCCCCACATCAATTTCCATTCTCTGGACCACCATATTATCAGCAGCTTGTTCCTCCGAGTATGCCTTATATTTCTTCACCATCTTCAGTTTCACAACCAGAGCTAACCACATTAGTTAATGTTGACCAACAAGGTGATAACATGCTTTTTGGACCAAGGCCTAGTTATCCCACTCCATTGGGATCTTTTGGTAGAGGCAGTTTACCTGGAAATCCCGGTACCCTAGGATTTAATGATTTACCGCAAGGTTTTGATGGATTCAGGTCTGGAGGACTTTGGTCTGATTGGTCGAGGCCTTCTGACAGACAGAGATCTTTGACTCCTATATCGCCTGCAGTATCTCCCCAGCCTATTGGGCCAATTGGGCCAATTGGGCAGAATGTTCCAATG gTACCTCAGCAGCAAAGGTCATTTTATCCAGTAGGATCAGGAATGAACTCCTATAGCAGAGGCTACCTGCAAAGTGGTCTGAATCAAGGTGCTGGTTTTGGAAATGCATCAGTTCCTAGTTTAGGAGCAAATAGCAGGGGCTGGCTATCTTTTGATGGTAAAAGACGACGTGGAAGAGACAGTGACATCTCTCTATGTGGTTGTAATGGTGCTCTTGATATCCTTAGCGAGCAAAACCGAGGGCCAAGGGCCTCAAAACCTAAGAATCAAATCACAGCTGATAATAATTCTTCTATCGAtgataataaaaacaacaaatcttCAGCGAAGATCCACGATGATTCTTACAACACACCATATTTCCCTACTGATTACAAGGATGCTAAGTTCTTCATAATCAAGTCATACAGTGAAGATAATGTTCACAAGAGTATCAAATATGGTGTTTGGGCTAGTACACCTAATGGGAACAAAAGGTTAGATGCTGCCTACCGTGAGGCCATGGAGAATCAAGACAATTGCCCAGTGTTTCTCTTCTTTTCG GTGAATGCTAGTGCTCAGTTCTGTGGGGTTGCAGAAATGGTTGGACCTGTTGATTTTGACAAGAGTGTGGATTACTGGCAGCAAGATAAATGGAGTGGGCAGTTCCCTGTCAAATGGCATATTATCAAAGATGTTCCAAACAGTCAGCTGCGTCACATCATACTggaaaataatgataataagcCTGTGACTAACAGTAGAGATACTCAGGAG GTGAAACTGGAGCAAGGACTTGAGATGTTGAGCATCTTTAAAAGTTATGAAACTGATATGTCAATCCTGgatgattttgaattttatgaggACAGACAGAAGGCCATGCAAGAGCGTAAGGCTAGACAACAAGCTAGCCTCATGTCTGTAGGGGTTGTTGGAGAAAGTGAGCATAGAAACACTGTTACGTTATCCAACGATTTCATAAAGCAGATGTCTAAGAGCTTTGCTCAAGTTGTGTGCTTGGATGATGGTAATAAGGAAGGCACTGCTATTGAGAGAACTAGTTCTGCCTCTGATGGGTCAAAAGGTGCAAGGGTTAAACTTGAAGATGTTATCACAGCAGCAGCCTCTTCTGCTCAGGCAAGTTAA
- the LOC105769070 gene encoding YTH domain-containing protein ECT4 isoform X1, whose translation MAATPDRNPEEQQADPENVKEQVVPLPTKSMTLVSPNSSQDAAPVAHPRDGAGQSGSFASAGDRNVYSPTIYAPQPQAFYYRGYDNSAGEWDEYPPYVNAEGLELGSLGVFNDNPSLVFHPGYGYNPQMPYGPYSPVSTPLPSVGGDAQLYSPHQFPFSGPPYYQQLVPPSMPYISSPSSVSQPELTTLVNVDQQGDNMLFGPRPSYPTPLGSFGRGSLPGNPGTLGFNDLPQGFDGFRSGGLWSDWSRPSDRQRSLTPISPAVSPQPIGPIGPIGQNVPMVPQQQRSFYPVGSGMNSYSRGYLQSGLNQGAGFGNASVPSLGANSRGWLSFDGKRRRGRDSDISLCGCNGALDILSEQNRGPRASKPKNQITADNNSSIDDNKNNKSSAKIHDDSYNTPYFPTDYKDAKFFIIKSYSEDNVHKSIKYGVWASTPNGNKRLDAAYREAMENQDNCPVFLFFSVNASAQFCGVAEMVGPVDFDKSVDYWQQDKWSGQFPVKWHIIKDVPNSQLRHIILENNDNKPVTNSRDTQEVKLEQGLEMLSIFKSYETDMSILDDFEFYEDRQKAMQERKARQQASLMSVGVVGESEHRNTVTLSNDFIKQMSKSFAQVVCLDDGNKEGTAIERTSSASDGSKGARVKLEDVITAAASSAQAS comes from the exons AAGAGCAACAAGCTGATCCAGAAAATGTGAAGGAGCAGGTAGTT CCTCTTCCAACAAAAAGTATGACGTTGGTTTCTCCTAATTCCTCTCAAGATGCTGCCCCAGTAGCTCATCCCAGGGATGGCGCTGGTCAATCTGGATCATTTGCGTCAGCTGGAGACCGTAACGTCTACTCACCTACAATCTATGCACCTCAGCCTCAGGCTTTCTATTACAGAG GTTATGACAACTCTGCTGGTGAATGGGATGAATATCCACCGTATGTCAATGCTGAGGGACTAGAACTTGGATCTCTG GGTGTCTTCAATGATAATCCATCACTTGTCTTCCACCCTGGATATGGCTACAATCCTCAAATGCCGTATGGGCCATATTCCCCGGTCTCAACTCCTTTGCCTTCTGTAGGTGGTGATGCACAGTTGTACTCCCCACATCAATTTCCATTCTCTGGACCACCATATTATCAGCAGCTTGTTCCTCCGAGTATGCCTTATATTTCTTCACCATCTTCAGTTTCACAACCAGAGCTAACCACATTAGTTAATGTTGACCAACAAGGTGATAACATGCTTTTTGGACCAAGGCCTAGTTATCCCACTCCATTGGGATCTTTTGGTAGAGGCAGTTTACCTGGAAATCCCGGTACCCTAGGATTTAATGATTTACCGCAAGGTTTTGATGGATTCAGGTCTGGAGGACTTTGGTCTGATTGGTCGAGGCCTTCTGACAGACAGAGATCTTTGACTCCTATATCGCCTGCAGTATCTCCCCAGCCTATTGGGCCAATTGGGCCAATTGGGCAGAATGTTCCAATG gTACCTCAGCAGCAAAGGTCATTTTATCCAGTAGGATCAGGAATGAACTCCTATAGCAGAGGCTACCTGCAAAGTGGTCTGAATCAAGGTGCTGGTTTTGGAAATGCATCAGTTCCTAGTTTAGGAGCAAATAGCAGGGGCTGGCTATCTTTTGATGGTAAAAGACGACGTGGAAGAGACAGTGACATCTCTCTATGTGGTTGTAATGGTGCTCTTGATATCCTTAGCGAGCAAAACCGAGGGCCAAGGGCCTCAAAACCTAAGAATCAAATCACAGCTGATAATAATTCTTCTATCGAtgataataaaaacaacaaatcttCAGCGAAGATCCACGATGATTCTTACAACACACCATATTTCCCTACTGATTACAAGGATGCTAAGTTCTTCATAATCAAGTCATACAGTGAAGATAATGTTCACAAGAGTATCAAATATGGTGTTTGGGCTAGTACACCTAATGGGAACAAAAGGTTAGATGCTGCCTACCGTGAGGCCATGGAGAATCAAGACAATTGCCCAGTGTTTCTCTTCTTTTCG GTGAATGCTAGTGCTCAGTTCTGTGGGGTTGCAGAAATGGTTGGACCTGTTGATTTTGACAAGAGTGTGGATTACTGGCAGCAAGATAAATGGAGTGGGCAGTTCCCTGTCAAATGGCATATTATCAAAGATGTTCCAAACAGTCAGCTGCGTCACATCATACTggaaaataatgataataagcCTGTGACTAACAGTAGAGATACTCAGGAG GTGAAACTGGAGCAAGGACTTGAGATGTTGAGCATCTTTAAAAGTTATGAAACTGATATGTCAATCCTGgatgattttgaattttatgaggACAGACAGAAGGCCATGCAAGAGCGTAAGGCTAGACAACAAGCTAGCCTCATGTCTGTAGGGGTTGTTGGAGAAAGTGAGCATAGAAACACTGTTACGTTATCCAACGATTTCATAAAGCAGATGTCTAAGAGCTTTGCTCAAGTTGTGTGCTTGGATGATGGTAATAAGGAAGGCACTGCTATTGAGAGAACTAGTTCTGCCTCTGATGGGTCAAAAGGTGCAAGGGTTAAACTTGAAGATGTTATCACAGCAGCAGCCTCTTCTGCTCAGGCAAGTTAA